One genomic segment of Hevea brasiliensis isolate MT/VB/25A 57/8 chromosome 3, ASM3005281v1, whole genome shotgun sequence includes these proteins:
- the LOC110646639 gene encoding uncharacterized protein LOC110646639 isoform X1: MIGNDACSVAYLEMDREANLNKKFASMKCQRVKGDESFVPPLEDEAIEVQHLLAEPKPDNASVDGVFCFGKENAWKHLDIEEISYGFEYGLKRNCGGLDCNNTQGQDELELGVLDGLLDELDEVDDIHAANDISGACEDFLLDVELAEKISDLDCAPRGRLHLGNSSSESQSPGFSGSSNGANGLSESSTATILDSECKNGSVENKTVKCELNDSSGDKWDYPAGENVYTASRDLENLDELDDAKPLESGISSDDNEKKPLQASKMSTLLRQKRLRKPTKRFIEEFSVPKSKHALERQKILAADSKDKCLDIGSHNELHRGRGLTLTKEESLSENVTQETIEDDEKLSDLKSKCVTRRLKISSPGSNDKHLKIGSQNEHRHVKGFKSSPREESLPGTSTQASFESRPRRGRPKKRPCVSALDSDGEPTASEFEDDRAKRRKSKKSADRRKHQRMWTLSEVMKLIDGVAQYGTGRWTDIKKLLFSSTAYRTPVDLRDKWRNLLRASSVQKQKLKQNKKEVEQKLKHAMRPLPKTVVHRILELATVHPYPRFTPGGRYIRRKKN; this comes from the exons ATGA TAGGGAATGATGCATGCAGTGTTGCTTATTTGGAAATGGATCGAGAAGCAAATTTGAATAAGAAGTTTGCCAGTATGAAATGTCAAAGG GTAAAAGGAGATGAATCTTTTGTTCCTCCATTGGAAGATGAAGCAATAGAAGTTCAGCATTTACTTGCAGAACCTAAACCTGATAATGCCTCAGTAGATGGTGTATTTTGTTTTGGTAAGGAGAATGCATGGAAACACTTGGATATTGAGGAGATCTCCTATGGATTTGAGTATGGCCTAAAAAGAAATTGTG GTGGGCTGGATTGTAATAATACTCAAGGACAAGATGAATTAGAGCTTGGA GTTCTCGATGGGCTGCTGGATGAACTTGATGAAGTAGATGATATTCATGCTGCAAATGACATATCTGGGGCATGTGAAGATTTTCTTTTGG ATGTCGAACTGGCTGAAAAGATTTCTGACCTGGATTGTGCACCGCGTGGAAGATTGCATTTGGGAAACTCAAGTTCAGAAAGTCAATCTCCAGGATTTAGTGGAAGTAGCAATGGTGCTAATGGGTTGTCAGAATCATCAACAGCGACTATTCTAGATTCTGAATGCAAGAATGGTTCAGTTGAGAACAAAACAGTCAAATGTGAGTTAAATGACTCATCTGGGGACAAATGGGATTATCCGGCTGGGGAAAATGTTTATACTGCTTCACGTGATTTAGAAAATCTTGATGAGCTTGATGATGCAAAGCCTTTAGAAAGTGGAATATCATCTGATGATAATGAAAAGAAACCTCTCCAGGCAAGCAAAATGAGTACTCTTCTTAGACAGAAGAGATTGCGTAAGCCTACCAAGAGGTTCATTGAAGAATTTTCAGTTCCAAAGTCCAAACATGCACTGGAAAGACAAAAAATTTTGGCTGCTGACTCAAAGGATAAATGCCTGGATATTGGATCCCATAATGAACTACATCGTGGGAGAGGACTGACATTGACCAAGGAAGAGTCATTAAGTGAGAATGTTACACAAGAAACAATTGAAGATGATGAAAAACTTTCAGATCTGAAATCGAAGTGTGTGACTAGAAGACTAAAAATTTCTTCACCTGGTTCAAATGATAAACATTTGAAGATTGGATCTCAGAATGAACATCGTCATGTGAAAGGGTTCAAATCTTCTCCCAGGGAGGAGTCTTTACCAGGAACTAGTACTCAAGCATCATTTGAATCTCGACCACGGAGGGGACGTCCTAAGAAACGCCCATGTGTTTCA GCCCTTGACTCTGATGGTGAGCCTACTGCATCGGAGTTTGAAGATGATCGTGCAAAGAGAAGAAAATCTAAGAAGAGTGCTGACAGAAGGAAGCATCAAAGAATGTGGACTCTTTCTGAGGTGATGAAGTTGATTGATGGTGTTGCTCAATATGGAACTGGGAGGTGGACTGATATAAAGAAGCTTTTGTTTTCATCGACTGCTTATCGCACGCCTGTAGATTTGAGG GATAAATGGAGAAATCTTCTAAGAGCTAGCTCTGTGCAGAAGCAGAAACTGAAACAGAACAAGAAAGAG GTTGAACAAAAGCTGAAGCATGCCATGCGTCCTTTACCTAAGACTGTGGTACACCGAATTCTTGAACTAGCCACTGTTCATCCATATCCTAGGTTTACTCCTGGTGGGAGATACATACGTAGGAAGAAGAATTGA
- the LOC110646639 gene encoding uncharacterized protein LOC110646639 isoform X2 translates to MDREANLNKKFASMKCQRVKGDESFVPPLEDEAIEVQHLLAEPKPDNASVDGVFCFGKENAWKHLDIEEISYGFEYGLKRNCGGLDCNNTQGQDELELGVLDGLLDELDEVDDIHAANDISGACEDFLLDVELAEKISDLDCAPRGRLHLGNSSSESQSPGFSGSSNGANGLSESSTATILDSECKNGSVENKTVKCELNDSSGDKWDYPAGENVYTASRDLENLDELDDAKPLESGISSDDNEKKPLQASKMSTLLRQKRLRKPTKRFIEEFSVPKSKHALERQKILAADSKDKCLDIGSHNELHRGRGLTLTKEESLSENVTQETIEDDEKLSDLKSKCVTRRLKISSPGSNDKHLKIGSQNEHRHVKGFKSSPREESLPGTSTQASFESRPRRGRPKKRPCVSALDSDGEPTASEFEDDRAKRRKSKKSADRRKHQRMWTLSEVMKLIDGVAQYGTGRWTDIKKLLFSSTAYRTPVDLRDKWRNLLRASSVQKQKLKQNKKEVEQKLKHAMRPLPKTVVHRILELATVHPYPRFTPGGRYIRRKKN, encoded by the exons ATGGATCGAGAAGCAAATTTGAATAAGAAGTTTGCCAGTATGAAATGTCAAAGG GTAAAAGGAGATGAATCTTTTGTTCCTCCATTGGAAGATGAAGCAATAGAAGTTCAGCATTTACTTGCAGAACCTAAACCTGATAATGCCTCAGTAGATGGTGTATTTTGTTTTGGTAAGGAGAATGCATGGAAACACTTGGATATTGAGGAGATCTCCTATGGATTTGAGTATGGCCTAAAAAGAAATTGTG GTGGGCTGGATTGTAATAATACTCAAGGACAAGATGAATTAGAGCTTGGA GTTCTCGATGGGCTGCTGGATGAACTTGATGAAGTAGATGATATTCATGCTGCAAATGACATATCTGGGGCATGTGAAGATTTTCTTTTGG ATGTCGAACTGGCTGAAAAGATTTCTGACCTGGATTGTGCACCGCGTGGAAGATTGCATTTGGGAAACTCAAGTTCAGAAAGTCAATCTCCAGGATTTAGTGGAAGTAGCAATGGTGCTAATGGGTTGTCAGAATCATCAACAGCGACTATTCTAGATTCTGAATGCAAGAATGGTTCAGTTGAGAACAAAACAGTCAAATGTGAGTTAAATGACTCATCTGGGGACAAATGGGATTATCCGGCTGGGGAAAATGTTTATACTGCTTCACGTGATTTAGAAAATCTTGATGAGCTTGATGATGCAAAGCCTTTAGAAAGTGGAATATCATCTGATGATAATGAAAAGAAACCTCTCCAGGCAAGCAAAATGAGTACTCTTCTTAGACAGAAGAGATTGCGTAAGCCTACCAAGAGGTTCATTGAAGAATTTTCAGTTCCAAAGTCCAAACATGCACTGGAAAGACAAAAAATTTTGGCTGCTGACTCAAAGGATAAATGCCTGGATATTGGATCCCATAATGAACTACATCGTGGGAGAGGACTGACATTGACCAAGGAAGAGTCATTAAGTGAGAATGTTACACAAGAAACAATTGAAGATGATGAAAAACTTTCAGATCTGAAATCGAAGTGTGTGACTAGAAGACTAAAAATTTCTTCACCTGGTTCAAATGATAAACATTTGAAGATTGGATCTCAGAATGAACATCGTCATGTGAAAGGGTTCAAATCTTCTCCCAGGGAGGAGTCTTTACCAGGAACTAGTACTCAAGCATCATTTGAATCTCGACCACGGAGGGGACGTCCTAAGAAACGCCCATGTGTTTCA GCCCTTGACTCTGATGGTGAGCCTACTGCATCGGAGTTTGAAGATGATCGTGCAAAGAGAAGAAAATCTAAGAAGAGTGCTGACAGAAGGAAGCATCAAAGAATGTGGACTCTTTCTGAGGTGATGAAGTTGATTGATGGTGTTGCTCAATATGGAACTGGGAGGTGGACTGATATAAAGAAGCTTTTGTTTTCATCGACTGCTTATCGCACGCCTGTAGATTTGAGG GATAAATGGAGAAATCTTCTAAGAGCTAGCTCTGTGCAGAAGCAGAAACTGAAACAGAACAAGAAAGAG GTTGAACAAAAGCTGAAGCATGCCATGCGTCCTTTACCTAAGACTGTGGTACACCGAATTCTTGAACTAGCCACTGTTCATCCATATCCTAGGTTTACTCCTGGTGGGAGATACATACGTAGGAAGAAGAATTGA